One window from the genome of Pseudonocardia hierapolitana encodes:
- a CDS encoding ABC transporter ATP-binding protein, protein MAGQLTAVRARGLTRGFDGRAVLDGVDLDVRAGEFVALLGRSGSGKSTLLRALAELDDGVAGSGELEVPAERAVVFQDSRLLPWARVLDNVVLGLGGAEARDRGRAALAEVGLAGRERAWPNELSGGEQQRVALARSLVREPALLLADEPFGALDALTRIKMHDLLRELYDRHRPAVLLVTHDVEEAVTLADRVLVLDAGRVAVDRPIPLDRPRHAADPQFVAHRESLLSALGVDR, encoded by the coding sequence ATCGCTGGGCAGCTGACGGCCGTGCGGGCCCGTGGCCTCACCCGGGGCTTCGACGGCCGCGCGGTGCTCGACGGCGTGGACCTGGACGTCCGGGCGGGCGAGTTCGTCGCGCTGCTCGGCCGCAGCGGCTCCGGGAAGTCGACCCTGCTCCGCGCTCTCGCCGAGCTCGACGACGGGGTCGCGGGGTCCGGTGAGCTGGAGGTGCCCGCCGAGCGCGCGGTCGTGTTCCAGGACTCGCGGCTGCTGCCGTGGGCGCGGGTGCTCGACAACGTCGTGCTTGGCCTCGGCGGCGCAGAGGCGCGCGACCGCGGCCGTGCGGCGTTGGCCGAGGTGGGGCTCGCGGGCCGGGAGCGGGCGTGGCCGAACGAGCTGTCCGGTGGGGAGCAGCAGCGGGTCGCGCTGGCCCGGTCGCTCGTGCGCGAGCCTGCCCTGCTGCTCGCCGACGAGCCGTTCGGCGCCCTCGACGCGCTCACCCGGATCAAGATGCACGACCTGCTGCGCGAGCTGTACGACCGGCACCGCCCCGCGGTGCTGCTGGTCACCCACGACGTCGAGGAGGCGGTGACGCTGGCCGACCGCGTACTGGTGCTCGACGCAGGCCGCGTCGCCGTCGACCGGCCGATCCCCCTCGACCGTCCTCGTCACGCGGCGGACCCGCAGTTCGTGGCGCACCGCGAGTCCCTGCTCAGCGCACTCGGAGTGGACCGATGA